The Haloplanus salinarum genome includes a region encoding these proteins:
- a CDS encoding NUDIX hydrolase, whose translation MDDLTWETTDSAVDYTCPGFDVRRDEVRLPDGTETDFHYVDEPAAVVVLPFTPDGDVVVIDEWRQAVGRVNRGLPAGSVEAADATLAAAARRELREETGYEADTTTHLFSAEPTNGIANSVHHYFVARDCVPAGERDLDFNESIRVSTTDYEDLLAAVLDGGDADPRTDRAGGVRDGRTVAAVTGYELRHGAGRAPSP comes from the coding sequence ATGGACGATCTGACGTGGGAGACGACCGACTCGGCCGTCGACTACACCTGCCCGGGCTTCGACGTGCGCCGCGACGAGGTCCGCCTGCCCGACGGCACCGAGACCGACTTCCACTACGTCGACGAGCCCGCGGCGGTCGTGGTCCTGCCGTTCACGCCCGACGGCGACGTCGTGGTCATCGACGAGTGGCGCCAGGCGGTCGGGCGGGTGAACCGCGGGCTCCCGGCGGGGTCCGTCGAGGCCGCCGACGCCACTCTGGCAGCGGCCGCCCGCCGGGAACTCCGCGAGGAGACGGGCTACGAGGCCGACACGACGACACACCTGTTCTCCGCCGAGCCGACGAACGGCATCGCCAACTCCGTCCACCACTACTTCGTCGCCCGTGACTGCGTCCCCGCCGGCGAGCGCGACCTCGATTTCAACGAGAGCATCCGCGTCTCGACGACCGACTACGAGGACCTGCTGGCGGCCGTCCTCGACGGCGGGGACGCGGATCCGCGGACGGACCGCGCCGGCGGCGTGCGCGACGGCCGTACGGTCGCCGCCGTCACCGGCTACGAACTCCGCCACGGCGCCGGTCGCGCACCGTCACCGTAG